Genomic segment of Synechococcus sp. A18-25c:
GCGTGATCAATCGAAACTTCCAGATCAGCGCTTCGAAACGTCGCTCCAGTCGGTTGGCGGGCGGTTTGGCCATCGGGCGAATTCTCAAGCAGTGGTCTGCGACATCGGCGCGCGCGGTGGTGCCGGCGGTCGCAGCAGTCCGGGGAGTGACATCGTGATCAAAGCGGATCCCACCGCTAGCAACACCAGGAACGGCAGGGGTTTCACCAGCGGTTGCCGCTCCATCACCGCGCCGCAGCTGGAACAGACCGGTAGGGCGCCTTTGGGGGGATGCAGCACAATCGCTGGTCCGCAGCAGCACTCTCGACAGCGAAACCGTGGCATGGGTCAGAAAGGCGAGTGACCCGCAGCAGGGCTCAGTTGATTGCGACAATCATGCGTTGCCGCCAGTGGTCACGCCATGCCCCTCAGTTCTTTGGTGCGTCTGCTGCAGACCTCCCCACTGAGCGGTGAATTGTGTGAGCGGCAAGGCCGTGCGGATCGCTTGCTGTTACGCGGTGGAGGCCGTGGTGCTCGGGCTCTCGTGGCCAGTGCCCTGGCGCGTCATCAGGACCGGCCGTTGCTCGTGGTGGTGCCGACACTGGAGGAGGCCGGTCGCTGGACGGCGCTCCTGGAACTGATGGGTTGGCGCAGCGCCCAGCTCTATCCCACCAGCGAAGGGTCGCCCTATGAACCCTTCGACCCCACCAGTGAGATCACCTGGGGACAACTGCAGGTGCTCAGCGAGTTACAGATTGAAGGGCAGAGCAGTGATCTGGCGATCGTTGCCACCGAGCGTTGTTTACAGCCGCATCTGCCGCCGCCGCAGGCGCTGGCGGATCGTTGCCGCACCCTGCGCAAGGGCGACACCCTGGATCTCGAGGATCTGGCCACCAGCCTCACTCAGCTGGGCTACGAGCGGGTTTCGACCATTGACCAGGAAGGCACCTGGAGTCGTCGCGGTGACATCGTGGATGTGTTTCCGGTCAGCAGTGAGCTGCCCGTGCGGCTGGAGTTCTTCGGTGATGAGCTCGACAAGCTGAGGGAATTCGATCCGGCCAGCCAGCGTTCACTGGATCCGATCGACAGCCTGCGCCTGACGCCCACGGGCTTTAGTCCGTTAATTGCCGAGAGTCTGCGTGACTCCATGCCGGATGGACTGGAGCAATTGCTGAGTGAGCAGGCGATCACAGAGCTTCTGGAGGGGGGGACCCCAGAAGGCATGCGTCGCCTGTTGGGCCTGGCCTGGCAGCAGCCCGCCTCCCTGCTCGACTACCTGCCGGCCGACAGCTGCGTCGCCATTGATGAGCGCCGCCATGGCCGATCCCATGGGGAGCAATGGCTGGATCATGCCCGCGAACACCATGAGGAATTGGCGTTGCCAATTCCGCCCCTGCATCGCGATGTGGATGAGGCCATGGCCCTGGCGGAGGCGTTCACCGGTTTCGATCTGGCTGAACTCCAAGAGAGTGACGCGCATCCCAATGCCTTCGATCTCAATAGCCGTCCTGTGCCGGCCTATCCCAATCAGTTCGGCAAGCTCGGTGAGTTGATCAAGGGGTATCGCCAAGACAAACAGGCGGTGTGGTTGCTGTCGGCCCAGCCCAGTCGTGCGGTGGCGCTGCTGGAAGAGCACGACTGCATCAGCCGTTTTGTGCCCAATGCCGCGGATGCCCCGGCGATTGAGCGGTTGGTTGAACAGGCCACACCCGTGGCCTTGAAGATTCGCGGCACGGCCGATTTGGAAGGTCTGCAGCTGCCTGCCTGGCGCGTGGTGCTGATCACGGACCGCGAGTTCTTCGGGCAACAGACCCTCACGAGCACTGGTTATGTGCGTCGCCGACGCAAGGCCGCCAGCCGCACGGTGGACCCCAACAAGATGCAGCCCGGTGATTTCGTGGTGCACCGCAACCACGGCATCGGTCGCTTCCAGAAACTTGAAAAGCTCGCCATCAGTGGTGAGGTGCGCGATTACCTGGTGGTTCAATACGCCGATGGCATCCTGCGGGTTGCCGCGGATCAGCTGGGCAGCCTCGGTCGGTATCGCGCCAACAGTGACGCCCCGCCGCAGCTCAGCAAGATGGGCGGCTCGGCTTGGGTGAAGGCCAAAGAGCGCGCCAGCAAGGCCGTGCGCAAGGTGGCGCTGGATCTGGTGAAGCTCTATGCCGAGCGTCATCAAGCGCCTGGTTTTGCCTTCCCGGTGGATGGTCCCTGGCAGAACGAACTGGAGGATTCATTCCCCTACGAACCCACGCCTGATCAGTTGAAGGCCACGGCCGATGTGAAGCGCGACATGGAAAAGTCGCAACCGATGGATCGCCTGGTGTGCGGCGATGTGGGCTTTGGCAAGACCGAAGTGGCCATCCGGGCAATTTTCAAGGCGATCACCTCCGGCAAGCAAGTGGCCATGCTGGCTCCCACCACGGTGCTGGCGCAGCAGCACTGGCGCACGCTTTCAGAACGCTTTGCTCCCTATCCGATCAAGGTGGCGCTGCTTAACCGCTTTCGCACTGCCAGTGAGCGCAAGGCGATTCTTGAGGGTCTCAAGAACGGCACGATCGATGCGGTGGTAGGAACCCACCAGCTGCTGAGCAAGAACACCGTGTTCGACAAGCTCGGACTGCTGGTGGTGGATGAAGAACAGCGCTTTGGCGTGAATCAGAAAGAGAAGATCAAGGCACTCCGTAAGGACGTGGATGTTCTGACCCTCTCGGCCACGCCGATCCCCCGCACGCTCTACATGAGCTTGTCTGGGGTGCGGGAGATGAGCCTGATCACCACGCCACCACCCTTGCGTCGGCCGATCAAAACCCATCTGGCGGCGCTGGATGAGGAAGCTGTGCGCAGTGCCATTCGTCAGGAGCTCGACCGCGGAGGCCAGGTGTTTTATGTGGTGCCTCGCGTGGAGGGCATCGAGGAGGTGGCCGTTCAGTTGCGCCAGATGCTTCCCGGACTGCGCCTGCTGGTGGCCCATGGCCAGATGGCCGAGGGCGAGCTGGAGAGCGCCATGGTGGCGTTCAACGGCGGTGAAGCCGATGTGATGCTCTGCACCACGATTGTGGAGAGCGGCCTCGATATCCCCCGCGTCAACACGATTCTGATCGAGGATGCGCATCGCTTTGGCCTGGCACAGCTTTATCAGTTGCGAGGTCGGGTGGGACGCAGCGGCATTCAGGCCCATGCGTGGTTGTTCTACCCAGGCAATGCCTCGTTGAGCGAAGCGGCGCGCCAGCGATTGCGCGCGATCCAGGAATTCGCTCAGTTGGGCAGCGGCTATCAGCTGGCGATGCGCGACATGGAGATCCGGGGTGTCGGCAACCTGCTCGGTGTTGAGCAGAGCGGTCAGATGGAAGCGATCGGTTTTGACCTTTATATGGAGATGCTGCAGGAATCGCTCGCTGAGATTCAGGGGCAAGACATCCCTGCTGTGGATGACACTCAGGTGGACTTGCAGGTCACGGCGTTCATTCCGGCGGACTGGATCACCGATGCCGACGAGAAGATGGCGGCTTACCGCGCGGCGGCTGAATGCGTCAGCAGTGAGTCGCTGGTGGAGCTGGCGGCCATTTGGGCGGATCGCTACGGCGCCCTGCCGGGACCTGTTCAGTCCCTGCTGCAGTTGATGGATTTGAAACTTTTGGCCAAACGCTGTGGATTTTCTCGAATTCGTCCGGAGAAACCGAATATCGCGCTGGAAACCCCGATGGAGGAGCCCGCTTTCCGCTTGCTCCGTCAGGGATTGCCCCAACATCTGCACGGGCGCTTGGTGTATCAGGCCGGTACAGGCGCTATCGCCAAGGTGATGGCGCGCGGCCTGGGTGTGTTGCCGATGGAGAAGCAGCTGGACGAGCTCAAGACCTGGCTAGAGCAGATGGCTTCTCAGATTCCTGATGCTGATGGCTTGACGGTTGAGCAGCGCGAACAGCAGCAAAAGGACCGCAACGAGGCTGTTCTCAGCGTTTGAGCAGTCAGCTGCGGTCGTGCGCAAACGCTGAAAATGAGAAGCCAGCGACACATTGCGCAATTTTTCGTTACCGTGTGCGCAGCTTCGTTGGGCCTGTGGGCGAATTCATCGATCCAATCAGCAGCGGTTCCTTCGGATTGCTCTCCAGTGTCATCGGCGCTGCGGCCATCGGCATATACGCCCTCTGGGATGACGATTCTCAAAATAACGACGATGACGATTCCACCCCGGGTGGTGGTTTGATGCAGCCCGTTGCTTGATCGGGTTCACTAGGCCTTGATCGTTTTTCTCTGTTGGTAACCACCACTATTACGAGTGGTGGTTTTTTTGTGGACATCCGCGGTTGGGAAGAGCCCTGACCCGGATGAGTGCCAGCAAAGACTGACGTGGTTGATGACAACAGAGTTCTGACGTCAACCGTTCTGTGTTGATAGAAAGCAACGCATGGTGATGTTGCGAGAAACAGGAATCAAGCTGCGATGAAACCAGCGTTCACGCGGCATCGGCTTCAAGAGTCTTTGGCACAGCACCAGCAGTGCGACCGGTTCGGCTGGGGCCCGGCGCATCGGCCACTGACCAGATCGTCGGTAGAGAAGATGGTGCAAGGCGTCAATTTGAGACTCACTCAGCGGAGACCAGCATCCACCCCAAGCACGATCTGTTGCCTGTTCACAGTGCAGTGTGAAAGAGAGACCATCCTGGGTCACGAGTTGGATGTCCACTGGGGGTGGAGAAGGGAGTGCTTGATCGAACAAGAATTCCGCACCCGCTTCACTTAAGGCAGTGAGTTTGGCTCGATGCCCACTCAAGGTCACCGGTTCATTCCAGGCAAACCAGGGAATGGCATTGTCACGATCTCGGTCATGGCAACAGCGCCAAGCCGCCACCAACAACAACGTGTTCAGTGAGCTCCAGATCAAAATTGCTATCTGAGTTGAACTCGATGTCAACGCAACTGCCTCACCAGTTTCTTTCGCGAATAAGACAGATAGTAGATTCAACAAAGCTACGATTTGGAGAGTTAGAACACCCATTAATAGCTTGGGAGTTACGCTGCTACTTGTTTTAGATTGAAGAGTCTTAGGGGTGACTTGAAAAGGTTTTGGTCGTCCTAATAACGTTGTAAAAACCGACCCAAAGAGAGGTAGCAACACCATCCATCGATACAATTCAGGTAACAGTGCCGTGCGGCTATGTCCAGTGATCCATCGCGTTAGCAGTAATTGAGCGATCACGAGTGGTCCTGCTGATTGCAACAGTCCATCGCTACTGATACGCACAGGTGTCACACCAAAAATTCCCACAGCGAGAGGCACGATCATCAAGATCATTTGTGGGAAGACATTGAGCCAATGCAAAATTCCTTCCAAATAGGCCACTCTCTGCCAGAAGGTCAGTCCAGGAATTTTCAGTGGGCTGGCTCCGGTGCGTAGAGTTTGCAAGGTTCCGCTGGCCCAGCGACAACGCTGACGAACGAGCGCTTCTGAGGTGAGGGGTGCAAGTCCTGCGCTGAGCTTTTCGCGCAAAAAAAGGCAGCGCCATCCTTGCGCTGTAAGCCGGATACCTGTCGCTAAATCCTCGGAGGGGGTAGCGGTTTCGAACTTGCCAACGTTCATCAATGCCTTGCGTCTGACCACAAATGAGGTGCCAGCGCAAACCACAGCATTCACCCCTTGTCGAGCAGGTTCGATCCATCGGTAGAAGCTTTCCTCATCGGGAAGCATCCAACGTTCAAGCCCCAAATTGCGGATGATTGGATCAGCATTCATGTAGGTCTGTGGTGTTTGCACAAGCCCAACATCAGACGTCTCGAAACAGCTCACTGTGCGTCTTAGAAATGATTCCACGGGCACGACATCAGCATCGAAAACGGCAATCAGGTCCCCTTTGAGTTCAGGTAAGACATGATTGAGGTTTCCAGCCTTGGCATGATCATGCTGTGTTCGACTTCTGTAGACGCAGCCAAGACGCATGCAGAGTTGTTGCAGTTCTGATCGATTGGTCTCATCGAGGAGCCAAATAACAACGTGTGGGTAGTCAAGGGCGATGCAACCACGCAGGCAACGCTCGATGACGTCAAGAGGTTCTCCGCAAGTGGGTACGAGGACATCAACAGATGGGTTGTCACCGTCATTGAGCACCTCTGGTCTGTTTCCCAGATTGAGTGGCGATGACCTCTGTGGCGCCAAGCTCAAGAACAGCAGCAAAAGCCAGTGACCTAGAAGCCAGAGTTCTGCGACGAACACCACAACACTGAATGTGCTGATCCAAGGCCCGCTGAGGTTGAGTGTTGCCGTGATCCTCCAATGCAGATAATGAAGGATCAACAATGCAAGCACCATGACAAGCCAAAAACGGCGTTTCATGGTGTTTGTGGTAAAGGTGATGCCTGATCGGAGGGTTGGGGGCAGGTTCGGTTGTCAAAGTTACAGCTGTAAATCGTGGATTTCTGCCAACTCAGCGGGATTTCGAGTAAATCACGTGGACCGCTGATCCCCTGTACGACAAAGATCAGTGCTGCGAAAATATTGAGGCTTAAATGGAGGCGACGCCAGCGTATGTTTCTGTAAATTGCATAGCGCATCGCCAGTGATATCAGCATCAAGCCGGTGAGTACGATTCCACTCCAGTAATGGGACTGCCAGAACTCAGGATCCAGTGGATTATCACTGCGACGAAACACTTCCGGTTGCATTCCAAGCGTCAGGATTCCGATCCAGCACAACAGTGCGAAGGTAGAGCGATAGATGAGTTTACGAACGTTTAGGAGGGCAAGGAAAGCGACGATGCTACCGACCAAGACCAGGAATAATTGAAAAAGACGTCCTGGTCCGCCGGAAAATTCGGCCAAGGGATTGGCTGTGGTGATCACGACGACTTCAGCAAAAAGAACGATTCCTGTCACGGTCGTGGTCAGCCATGTTCCAAGATCGGCGTGATTTTTTCCGACTGCTGCTGGGAATGTCTGTTTCAACACCCGTTGGTCACGTGTTTGTCGCGCTGCCCGCAACACCATGCCAAGAAGGGGATACACAACCACAACAGCGAGTGCTGGGTGAATCAGCCAGAGCCAGTCAACGAATTGCATTGGATGTTGCAGATGAACAATGGAACCGAATCGCCGTCATGGTCAAGGGAACGATGAAGACCATTCAGACCTTGATTCACTGTTGAATTCATCGTACAAATTGAGATCACCAAGCGAGGTTGTGTGAGCAGTCACCACTTGAGCGTTCTGGTGACTTCGGACGTGCCATCCACACATCACGGATTGTTGATTCAGAATCCAGAGCACTCGAGTAGGGAAGAATGCGCCTTGTCGTCGTTGCATTGCTTTTTGCAGCCTTTGCACTCGCATTCGCCATCCATGCTCGAGGCTCGGCCGCTGTCCCTCAGGACTACACCACCCACATTGGAGTACGAGTCCCGCCTCCTGAGGCTGGTTGCCTTTTTGTTGGCGGAATCACCACCGACGCCGGCAAGCCTCTCAACGTCTATGCCTGCCCGCCCAAGGTGTCGGATAGGCGGAGTCGCTAATCCGTTATCCGTTCAGCTTTCTGTGGTGTCTGACGGGCCTTCCTCCCCGTTGCATTGACTCCAGCATCCCTTTTTCGAGAGCAGTCAATTTAGGGATCTTGTCGTCTAACGCAGCATGCGCCCGGGCTCTTGCTGCTGCAATGAATCTTTCTGTCTTGTCACCACCTTCAGAGGCCATGGTTGTGCCGTAATCAATGCCTAAGGTATGCATCTCAAATGCGAACAGTCTGCAGCTACAGAAAAAATGTATATCTGCGACGGGATTGGTTCGCTGTTGACTTGCCCGGAAGTCAAACGGTCCGGCCAGGCTTTGACGAAAGGATTTTTTGACCCGGCCCAATCGGTCGTGTCGTGTTTCGAAGAAGTTTCGAATTCGTTGAGTGATTTTATTGCTTAGAGCTACAAGTATGATCAATTTCGATTGATTGATGAGGAATTTCCGTGTGGATATCTCTAATGGTCTGTGGCTGGTACTCGGAAAGGATGTTTCATCAAGGCCGATAATGGTTCTGTTTCGTGATGATGATTTGAGCCCCTTCACTGTTGATATTACGATCAGATATTGAACCAGGTTGGTGTCACGCAGTTGCCACCATCAATGCCTTCCAATTCTTCTTCGGAGAGGGATGATTGTGTTGCCATACAATCAGCTTCAATCGTGAAACCAGCCTTTCGGGCCAGTGTGATCACCTCCTCGCTCTTGGTGGCTGCTTTGAGTGCGTTTTGAAGATTTGGATCAGATTTCGCTGCTTGAAGGAATGCTTGGAATTGTTCGTCAGGCATGCTGCGTGGCGACCACTCCATGCATTGCTAGCAGTGATGCGCTCGTTTGTCATTTTCAAGGGATTCACGACCTATTGCTGCTTGAGCTTGGCATCGATGTCGGTTCTCAGTGTGCGGTTTTTCTGTTGCGAATGGAACTGAGATCCAGTTTTGATGCAGAAGGGTGATGCACCATTCCTCCTGTGGAGGATCGCTGATTCATAGAGCGCAAACATGCACAACTTGTCGGCATGCTTGGCTCATGGTGGGTTTGTGGATCCAATGGTCCGCTCCGTGGGAGGTCGCAGGGTCATCGGTGTGATCTCCCCGGCTGTGCCTTGAACAAACAGGAAGGGTTGGGCTTGTCTCCCCTATGGCTGAAGCGCCGACTGCAGGTTGGCTGAGCCAGGCTGATAGGCCTGGCCGCGTTCCGGGGATCGCAGGGCTTTCAGCAAGGTCGTTTCTGCCGCGCGGTATTGGCTGTCTTTGCTGGTGCCGAGCTGTTCAAGGGTGAGCGTGCGGATTTCCCTTTCGCTCAGTTCGACAGGCACATCCGGGAGGATGCCGTTCTTGTGAATATCGGTGCCCTTGGGGGTCAAATACTGGGCGATGGTCACGGTCAGGCCGGAGCCA
This window contains:
- the mfd gene encoding transcription-repair coupling factor, giving the protein MPLSSLVRLLQTSPLSGELCERQGRADRLLLRGGGRGARALVASALARHQDRPLLVVVPTLEEAGRWTALLELMGWRSAQLYPTSEGSPYEPFDPTSEITWGQLQVLSELQIEGQSSDLAIVATERCLQPHLPPPQALADRCRTLRKGDTLDLEDLATSLTQLGYERVSTIDQEGTWSRRGDIVDVFPVSSELPVRLEFFGDELDKLREFDPASQRSLDPIDSLRLTPTGFSPLIAESLRDSMPDGLEQLLSEQAITELLEGGTPEGMRRLLGLAWQQPASLLDYLPADSCVAIDERRHGRSHGEQWLDHAREHHEELALPIPPLHRDVDEAMALAEAFTGFDLAELQESDAHPNAFDLNSRPVPAYPNQFGKLGELIKGYRQDKQAVWLLSAQPSRAVALLEEHDCISRFVPNAADAPAIERLVEQATPVALKIRGTADLEGLQLPAWRVVLITDREFFGQQTLTSTGYVRRRRKAASRTVDPNKMQPGDFVVHRNHGIGRFQKLEKLAISGEVRDYLVVQYADGILRVAADQLGSLGRYRANSDAPPQLSKMGGSAWVKAKERASKAVRKVALDLVKLYAERHQAPGFAFPVDGPWQNELEDSFPYEPTPDQLKATADVKRDMEKSQPMDRLVCGDVGFGKTEVAIRAIFKAITSGKQVAMLAPTTVLAQQHWRTLSERFAPYPIKVALLNRFRTASERKAILEGLKNGTIDAVVGTHQLLSKNTVFDKLGLLVVDEEQRFGVNQKEKIKALRKDVDVLTLSATPIPRTLYMSLSGVREMSLITTPPPLRRPIKTHLAALDEEAVRSAIRQELDRGGQVFYVVPRVEGIEEVAVQLRQMLPGLRLLVAHGQMAEGELESAMVAFNGGEADVMLCTTIVESGLDIPRVNTILIEDAHRFGLAQLYQLRGRVGRSGIQAHAWLFYPGNASLSEAARQRLRAIQEFAQLGSGYQLAMRDMEIRGVGNLLGVEQSGQMEAIGFDLYMEMLQESLAEIQGQDIPAVDDTQVDLQVTAFIPADWITDADEKMAAYRAAAECVSSESLVELAAIWADRYGALPGPVQSLLQLMDLKLLAKRCGFSRIRPEKPNIALETPMEEPAFRLLRQGLPQHLHGRLVYQAGTGAIAKVMARGLGVLPMEKQLDELKTWLEQMASQIPDADGLTVEQREQQQKDRNEAVLSV
- a CDS encoding glycosyltransferase gives rise to the protein MFVAELWLLGHWLLLLFLSLAPQRSSPLNLGNRPEVLNDGDNPSVDVLVPTCGEPLDVIERCLRGCIALDYPHVVIWLLDETNRSELQQLCMRLGCVYRSRTQHDHAKAGNLNHVLPELKGDLIAVFDADVVPVESFLRRTVSCFETSDVGLVQTPQTYMNADPIIRNLGLERWMLPDEESFYRWIEPARQGVNAVVCAGTSFVVRRKALMNVGKFETATPSEDLATGIRLTAQGWRCLFLREKLSAGLAPLTSEALVRQRCRWASGTLQTLRTGASPLKIPGLTFWQRVAYLEGILHWLNVFPQMILMIVPLAVGIFGVTPVRISSDGLLQSAGPLVIAQLLLTRWITGHSRTALLPELYRWMVLLPLFGSVFTTLLGRPKPFQVTPKTLQSKTSSSVTPKLLMGVLTLQIVALLNLLSVLFAKETGEAVALTSSSTQIAILIWSSLNTLLLVAAWRCCHDRDRDNAIPWFAWNEPVTLSGHRAKLTALSEAGAEFLFDQALPSPPPVDIQLVTQDGLSFTLHCEQATDRAWGGCWSPLSESQIDALHHLLYRRSGQWPMRRAPAEPVALLVLCQRLLKPMPRERWFHRSLIPVSRNITMRCFLSTQNG
- a CDS encoding DUF4079 domain-containing protein, coding for MQFVDWLWLIHPALAVVVVYPLLGMVLRAARQTRDQRVLKQTFPAAVGKNHADLGTWLTTTVTGIVLFAEVVVITTANPLAEFSGGPGRLFQLFLVLVGSIVAFLALLNVRKLIYRSTFALLCWIGILTLGMQPEVFRRSDNPLDPEFWQSHYWSGIVLTGLMLISLAMRYAIYRNIRWRRLHLSLNIFAALIFVVQGISGPRDLLEIPLSWQKSTIYSCNFDNRTCPQPSDQASPLPQTP
- a CDS encoding Nif11-like leader peptide family RiPP precursor, which encodes MPDEQFQAFLQAAKSDPNLQNALKAATKSEEVITLARKAGFTIEADCMATQSSLSEEELEGIDGGNCVTPTWFNI